The genomic stretch ATTAGCATTATTAATTCccatctaggttaaaggctgcctaataaagtaagtctttttcaacctatacaggaatcaatcatgttgATTAATGAATTATTAACAAGTCTACTAATTTGAAATAGTAGCCGGTTTGCAGTCTCTTTTGGCGCAGGTGAGGGCGTGGGCAGAGGAGGGCAGTGGGTTGCGGGCAGCAGGATACGAGAGGAGACACCATCTGTGACTTTTTTATGCTCGATTCCGGAAGAAAAGGATGAAACCCAAAAGTAGTCTAATTTCTAATCATCCGCCTCATATTCGTTTGCGTTGACTATTTCTTTTGGTGCATCCTTCCGTATCGGTATCTTGATACCCTGCTGTGCAAAGCACTTACTGAGCGGTGTGCTCTCAATTACACCTGGGAACTTCTTGGCAGAGTAGACTGTAAACTGCTCTGAGAAGCTGTGTGCAAGGCAAGGACCTTTACCGTGTGTGGGCCCTGACTCTCGGGCACCACCGTGTTGTGCCGCTGCCAATGTCGAAGAGGCTGAGCTTGAGTCGAAAGGTGCCCTCTGTCCGGACGCTCAGATCCTGCAGCACGAACCAGAAGCCGGCTTTGCCGTCGAGGTCGTTGAGACGACAAGCGTTGACGGCATTCATGCCGATAAGATTGCGCGTGTGGTTTGAACTCATGGGTGCGGGGGCATTATGGGTGCCTGGGTGGTTGGCCGTAAGTTTGGGCGTACGCCGGATAGCTAGCCGGCGGTCCAGGCTGCGGGTACGGGTACCCCATTACGGGCCATGCGAATATGACGGCATGTGCGTCGTCATTCTGTACGGTGGATCGTACTGCGGAATGGCTGTTTTACGTACTGCCGGtctggcggcggcggatacgaggtcgttgtgctactgctgatgctgactgtGGGAGCTGCGCTGGAATGCCGCACTAGGTTGACAGCGGCGGTACCTTCCTGGTTCCAGAGGTCCACCATGAGGACAAAGTAGGTGCTGTCGATGTCGTTGAAGTCCAGCTCTCGCCCGTAATCCGGTCATAGACGATGAGGCGGATAcatggcggcggcgttatAGGCCTGCGGTCTTTATCGCCGAATCCACACATGCGCGCTCGAATAGGTTGCTGTTCGACCTTCAACTCATATCTCCTTGCACTCCCAATCAGGCGATCCTGCGGAACTACTTCTGGGCGACCGGTATTATTTCTGCTGTGCGGATTCCAGGCCATTTTGGAGTGTACAAGGGTACGATTGTGTAGCTGTGATGATGGGTAAATATTGTTGGTAGATGGGCGAGGGAATAAAGAGCAAAACCCTGGGTTTTATACAGACCGGTAGCTGCAGGTGCGGCCGCATCATGTGATGCCCACCCAATGTTTGGTCCAGCTGGCGCCTATCCCAACCAGCCATGTAGTCTGCAAAAGCAGTCTATACGGAGAGAGAGCCATCACgttcccattccatttgTCCCGCAGCGGGGATGGCGGGAACTAACGCAGAAAACCCGTTGCTTTGGTCCGTGGCGCAATCCCAGCCTTGTCGTTAGTCGCCTGCATGCGCAGCGTACTTTTTacgccaacaacgtcgcctgcTGTACCGCCTCTCAAGTGGGCTCAGAAGAATTGCATAAGCATCACAATCCTTTTGCGCCTAAACACGGCGTGTTTGGGCGCATAATGGTGGCGGTGGGTGCGAAAACgagctatctcgttgaatctggcatttggtttgtatggggctgcgcatgtctacgcgattTTGCATACAAAAATGCCGACCTCcgacgtcgtttccggccggggatctgcaaacccaTAACCGCCGAGCGACATGCGTTCCTACATACTACAAGGAGCACACCTAAAGTAGTCATACTCTAGGTGGGCAACTGGGTTGGTAGAAAGCCTGGTGGCTACTCTTGCCTGTAAAAGGGTAAAGACtctgctgcttggttattTTTACGGGCAGCCGCTCGTCTGGTGCTGTTCGCAGCGCAGATTGGCGGCTGCTGCAACTTTTTGGTTTCATACTCGCTCGCCTTGTTTCCCAGGTAGCGGTTGGCAAAGTTAACTCTAGTCAGCGCGTTGCCCAGGACTCGGCTACTGTTGGGTGCTTGTAGGCTGACGGTGCCGCAGGCATTGCGCCGTCTACTTGCGCCCGACACCTGAAGTCCTGCTCAATTCCATGAGCGGGCGCCATTTCAGGTTTGTGGATTGCTGGCTATGCCAAAAATCTCCTAGACCTTGGGGGCTGCCCCGCCGACTAATCCGCGCCTTGTGCTGCGTGAGTCGGCGAaggcttcctcctcttgagGCGTACATGTAGCGGGCTGGTCACGGGCGGCGACGCCTGTCCGGCTCTGTTGCGGACCACGTCTTGGGGAACTCAGTGGGGGCAATTGAATAAGTTGCCCGCAGCGAAATGCGCCGTGTGCGCGTTCGAGGCGGGTGATTGGGGACGCTTTGGCGACCCCTTCCTGGTACCATCCGCTCCTTTGGGGCTTAGCCGGCGTGCCTTGGCATGCTGGTGAACGATAGTTACCTGGTTGATTCTGCCAGTAGTCATATGCTTGTCTCAAAGATTAAGCCATGCATGTCTAAGTATAAGCAATTATACCGTGAAACTGCGAATGGCTCATTAAATCAGTTATCGTTTATTTGATAATACCTTACTACTTGGATAACCGTGGTAATTCTAGAGCTAATACATGCTGAAAATCCCGACTTCGGAAGGGATGTGTTTATTAGATAAAAAACCAATGCCCTTCGGGGCTCCTTGGTGATTCATAAAACTTTACGGATCGCATAGCCTTGCGCTGGCGACGGTTCATTCAAATTTCTGCCCTATCAACTTTCGATGGTAAGGTATTGGCTTACCATGGTTTCAACGGGTAACGGGGAATTAGGGTTCGATTCCGGAGAGGGAGCCTGAGAAACGGCTACCACATCCAAGGAAGGCAGCAGGCGCGCAAATTACCCAATCCCGATTCGGGGAGTAGTGACAATAAATACTGATACAGGGCTCTTTTGGGTCTTGTAATTGGAATGAGTACAATTTAAACCTCTTAACGAGGAACAATTGGAGGGCAAGTCTGGTGCCAGCAGCCGCGGTAATTCCAGCTCCAATAGCGTATATTAAAGTTGTTGCAGTTAAAAAGCTCGTAGTTGAAACTTGGGTCTGGCTGGCGGGTCCGCCTCACCGCGTGCACTCGTCCGGCCGGGCCTTCCTTCTGAAGAACCTCATGCCCTTTACTGGGCGTGTTGGGGAATCAGGACTTTTACTTTGAAAAAATTAGAGTGTTCAAAGCAGGCCTTTGCTCGAATACGTTAGCATGGAATAATAAAATAGGGCGTGCGTTTCTATTTTGTTGGTTTCTAGAGACGCCGCAATGATTAACAGGAACAGTCGGGGGCATCAGTATTCAGTTGTCAGAGGTGAAATTCTTGGATTTACTGAAGACTAACTACTGCGAAAGCATTTGCCAAGGATGTTTTCATTAATCAGTGAACGAAAGTTAGGGGATCGAAGATCAGATACCGTCGTAGTCTTAACCGTAAACTATGCCGACTAGGGATCGGGCGATGTTCTTTTTCTGACTCGCTCGGCACCTTACGAGAAATCAAAGTTTTTGGGTTCTGGGGGGATTATGGTCGCAAGGCTGAAACTTAAAGAAATTGACGGAAGGTCACCACCAGGCGTGGAGCCTGCGGCTTAATTTGACTCAACACGGGGAAACTCACCAGGTTCAGATGAAATAAGGATTGACAGATTGAGAGCTCTTTCTTGATTTTTCAGGTGGTGGTGCATGGCCGTTCTTAGTTCGTGGGTGACTTGTCTGCTTAATTGCGATAACGAGCGAGACCTTACTCTGCTAAATAGCCAGGCTAGCTTTGGCTGGTCGCCGGCTTCTTAGAGAGACTATCAACTCAAGTTGATGGAAGTTTGAGGCAATAACAGGTCTGTGATGCCCTTAGATATTCTGGCCGCACGCGCGCTACACTGACAGAGCCAACGAGTTCTTTCCCTTGGCCGAAAGGTCTGGGTAATCTTGTTAAACTCTGTCGTGCTGGGGATAAAGCATTGCAATTATTGCTTTTCAACGAGGAATGCCTAGTAAGCGCGTGTCATCAGCATGCGTTGATTACGTCCCTGACCTTTGTACACACCGCCCGTCGCTACTACCGATTGAATGGCTCAGTGAGGCCTTCGGACTGGCTCGGGGAGGTTGGCAACGACCACCCCAAGCCGGAAAGTTGGTCAAACTCGGTCATTTAGAGGAAGTAAAAGTCGTAACAAGGTCTCCGTAGGTGAACCTGCGGAGGGATCATTACACAAATATGAAGCCGGACTGGGATAGGGCCTCGCTGCCTTGCCCGTCTGGCGCCATATTCACCCATGTCTTTTTGCGTACTACTTGTTTCCTTGGCGGGTCCGCCCGCCAATTGGACCTTATTCAAACCTTTTTTTCAGTTGCAATCAGCGTCAGCAAAACAAATGTAATCAATTACAACTTTCAACAACGGATCTCTTGGTTCTGGCATCGATGAAGAACGCAGCGAAATGCGATAAGTAGTGTGAATTGCAGAATTCAGTGAATCATCGAATCTTTGAACGCACATTGCGCCCTTTGGTATTCCAAAGGGCATGCCTGTTCGAGCGTCATTTGTACCCTCAAGCTTTGCTTGGTGTTGGGCGTCTTGTCTCTCTCCCGAGACTCGCCTTAAAATCATTGGCAGCCGGCCTACTGGTTTCGGAGCGCAGCACATTATTTGCGCTCTTGTCCAGCCGCGGTCGCGCGTCCATGAAGCTTCTTTCAACCTTTTGACCTCGGATCAGGTAGGGATACCCGCTGAACTTAAGCATATCAATAAGCGGAGGAAAAGAAACCAACAGGGATTGCCCTAGTAACGGCGAGtgaagcggcaacagctcAAATTTGAAATCTGGCTCTTTTAGAGTCCGAGTTGTAATTTGCAGAGGGCGCTTTGGCTTTGGCAGCGGTCCAAGTTCCTTGGAACAGGACGTCACAGAGGGTGAGAATCCCGTACGTGGTCGCTAGCTATTGCCGTGTAAAGCCCCTTCGACGAGTCGAGTTGTTTGGGAATGCAGCTCTAAATGGGAGGTAAATTTCTTCTAAAGCTAAATACTGGCCAGAGACCGATAGCGCACAAGTAGAGTGATCGAAAGATGAAAAGCACTTTGGAAAGAGAGTCAAACAGCACGTGAAATTGTTGAAAGGGAAGCGCTTGCAGCCAGACTTGCTTGCAGTTGCTCACCCCTCTGTGCCCGGTGCATTCTTCTGCAGGCAGGCCAGCATCAGTTTGGGCGGTGGGATAAAGGTCTCTGTCACGTACCTCTCTTCGGGGAGGCCTTATAGGGGAGGCGACATACCACCAGCCTGGACTGAGGTCCGCGCATTTATGCTAGGATGCTGGCGTAATGGCTGTAAGCGGCCCGTCTTGAAACACGGACCAAGGAGTCTAACATCTATGCGAGTGTTTGGGTGTCAAGCCCGAACGCGTAATGAAAGTGAACGGAGGTGGGAACCCGCAAGGGTGCACCATCGACCGATCCTGATGTCTTCGGAAGGATTTGAGTAAGAGCATGGCTGTTGGGACCCGAAAGATGGTGAACTATGCTTGAATAGGGTGAAGCCAGAGGAAACTCTGGTGGAGGCTCGCAGCGGTTCTGACGTGCAAATCGATCGTCAAATTTGGGCATAGGGGCGAAAGACTAATCGAACTATCTAGTAGCTGGTTCCTGCCGAAGTTTCCCTCAGGATAGCAGTAACGTATTCAGTTTTATGAGGTAAAGCGAATGATTAGAGGCCTGGGGGTTGAAACAACCTTCACCTATTCTCAAACTTTAAATATGTAAGAAGTGTTTGTTGCTTAATTGAACGTACACATTTGAATGAAACGTTATTAGTGGGCCATTTTTGGTAAGCAGAACTGGCGATGCGGGATGAACCGAACGAGGGTTAAAGTGCCGGAATATACGCTCATCAGACACCACAAAAGGTGTTGGTTCATCTAGACAGCAGGACGTGGCCATGGAAGTCGGAATCCGCTAAGGAGTGTGTAACAACTCACCTGCCGAATGAACTAGCCCTGAAAATGGATGGCGCTCAAGCGTGTTACTTATACCCCTCCGCCGGGGCAAAATTTACGCCCCGGCGAGTAGGCAGGCGTGGAGGCTCGTGACGAAGCCCTAGGGGTGACCCTGGGTAGAACGGCCTCTAGTGCAGATCTTGGTGGTAGTAGCAAATACTCAAATGAGAACTTTGAGGACTGAAGTGGGAAAGGTTCCGTGTGAACAGCAGTTGGACACGGGTCAATCGATCCTAAGAGATAGGGTAATTCCGTTTTAATGTCGGCGCTTGCGCCGCGCCCTCGAAAGGGAAGCCGGTTAAAATTCCGGCATCTGGATGTGGATTCTCCGCGGCAACGCAACTGAGAGCGGAGACCTTGGCGGGAGCCCCAAGAAGAgttctcttttcttcttaACGGTCTGTCACCCTGAAATCGGTTTGTCCGGAGCTAGGG from Pyrenophora tritici-repentis strain M4 chromosome 1, whole genome shotgun sequence encodes the following:
- a CDS encoding Velvet domain containing protein, which translates into the protein MSSNHTRNLIGMNAVNACRLNDLDGKAGFWFVLQDLSVRTEGTFRLKLSLFDIGSGTTRFSEQFTVYSAKKFPGVIESTPLSKCFAQQGIKIPIRKDAPKEIVNANEYEADD